In a single window of the Nicotiana tomentosiformis chromosome 10, ASM39032v3, whole genome shotgun sequence genome:
- the LOC117274387 gene encoding transcription factor PRE3-like → MSNSRARSRHSGVSRITEDQINDLVSKLQQLLPELRNRSYDKVSAARVLQETSNNIRNLLGEVDDLSEQLSQLLGTSDTTQAALLRPLLMQ, encoded by the exons ATGTCTAACAGCAGGGCTCGCTCAAGGCATTCTGGGGTTTCAAGGATAACTGAGGACCAAATCAATGATCTTGTTTCCAAGTTGCAACAGCTTCTTCCTGAGCTTCGAAATAGGTCCTATGACAAG GTTTCAGCTGCTAGAGTATTGCAAGAGACGAGCAACAACATTAGAAACTTGCTCGGAGAGGTTGATGATCTAAGCGAGCAGTTGTCTCAACTTTTAGGAACTTCAGACACCACGCAAGCAGCACTGCTTAGACCCCTACTTATGCAATAG